The region TCAATGCGCTCCAGAGGTAAGCGGTCTGCGTGCTGGGCAGGTGAAATTAGCTTCATAAAGAGGTATTGTAGTTGTAAGTCAAATAATCCTTCCTGATGTATAGTTTGCCCACCACCGGGGTTTCCAGCACATTTCCGCCAACTCAGCTTCGCTTTGTTGTACTTCGCTTCGAGCCTGCTTATAATTTGATCTCAGGCGCAAAACTAAAAAACTGTATAGAAACCATTTAATAGCAGACGAAGCTTAACCTTTTAGTAACATGTACAACAGCGAGGCCACTGTCGCACCCGCTACAGGCCCGACTACCGGCACCCAGGCATAACTCCAGTCGCTGTGGCACTTGTTCTTCATGGGCATAACCGCGTGGATGATCCGGGGGCCAAGGTCGCGGGCCGGGTTTATCGCATACCCTGTAGTACCACCCAGCGACAGGCCTATCGCCCAAACAAGGAAAGCCACCGGGATTGCCCCCAGCGATCCCATGCCGATAGGGGTCTTCTGTTCACCCAGTTCCGGGTTCGTGAAGTAAAAGATCACGAAGATCAGCACGAAGGTGCCGAGGGCCTCGCTAAAGGTATTGGAGAAGCGATGTCGGATCGCCGGATCGGTGCAGAAAACAGCCCGCTGTGAGGCAGGATCTTCCGTGGCATCGAAGTGGGGCTTGTAGAGCAGCCATACCAGCAGTGCCCCCGTCATGGCGCCCAACAGTTGCGCCGCCATGTAGGGACCTACCTGGCCCCAACTGAACTTACCGATTAAGGCCAGGGCCAGTGTAACTGCCGGGTTAAGGTGGGCGCCACTATACGGCGCCGCAATAACCACCCCGGCAAAAACGGACAGCGCCCAACCGGTGGTGATGACGATCCACCCACCGTTACTCCCTTTGGTACCATGCAAAACCACATTGGCCACGACACCGTTGCCCAGCAAGATCAAAAGCATGGTCCCGATAAACTCGGCTGTAAATGCTGACATATAAGCTATATTCTAGTTTCGGTTCTATACTTTAATTTACACCCAAGCCTTCGCGGCCTTCACGGCCTGGTGCCACCCTTTCAGAAGGTTCTCCGCCGGCAGGGTATCATCAGGCGCAAAGCTTTTACTAATGCTCCACTGCTGCTGAATTTCCTCCACGCTGCCCCAGAAGCCTGTAGCAAGCCCTGCCAGGTAGGCGGCCCCAATGGCAGTCACCTCTGTTACTTCCGGCTTCACCACCCTGGCGCCCAGGATATCTGCCTGGAACTGCATGAGCAGGTCATTTGCCGTTGCGCCGCCATCGGCACGCAGCTCTTTAATGGTGATACCGGCATCTGCCTCCATGGCTTTCAGCACCTCGTATGTCTGGTAGGCAATGCTCTCCAGCGCTGCCCTGGCAATATGCGCCGAAGTGGTTCCCCTGGTCATGCCGACCATGGTGCCCCGTGCGTGCTGGTCCCAGTGCGGTGCGCCCATACCTACAAAGGCCGGCACCAGGTAAACCCCGTCGCTGCCGGTTACTTTCTTGGCCAGTTGCTCCACTTCCGAAGAGGATGATATCACCCCCAGGCCATCGCGCAGCCATTGCACCACGGCCCCCGCCACGAAAATGCTCCCCTCCAGGGCGTAGTGCACCTGGTCCTGTATTTTCCAGGCAACTGTGGTCACGAGCCTGTGTCTTGAAATGATGGGCTTGTCCCCGATGTTCATCAGCATGAAGCACCCGGTGCCATAGGTATTCTTCACCATGCCCGGCTTGGTGCACATTTGCCCGAACAAGGCTGCCTGCTGGTCTCCGGCGATGCCTGCGATGGGGATTGGCGTGGCGAAAAGGGAGGTAGAGGTATGTCCGATGACTTCGCTGGAGGCTTTTACCTCGGGAAGCATGCTGGCCGGGATATTGAACAGGCGAAGCAGTTCTTCATCCCAGGCTAAGGTATGGATGTTGTAAAGGAGGGAGCGGGAGGCGTTGGTAACATCAGTGACATGCTCTTTGCCGTCCGTCATTTTCCAGATAAGCCAGGTGTCTATCGTACCGAAGATCAACCTGCCGGCTTCGGCTTTCTCCCTGGCACCGGGCACATTGTCCAGTATCCACCTGATCTTGGTCGCCGAGAAGTAGGAGTCTATCACCAACCCCGTTTTTTCCCGGATCATCGGCTCCAGCCCCTGCTCTTTCAGCTCGTCGCAGTAGGCGGAGGTGCGGCGGTCCTGCCAGACGATGGCATTATGCACGACCTGCCCGGTTTGGCGATCCCAGACCACGGTGGTCTCGCGTTGGTTGGTAATGCCGATGGCCTGAATATCCTTTGCCTGAAGCCCCGCCTTTAGGATGGCTTCTGCGGCTACCCCTACCTGCGTAGACCAGATCTCATTGGGATCGTGCTCTACCCAGCCGGGCTGGGGATAATGCTGTGTGAACTCTTTCTGGGCTACCGACACAATCCCACCTTTGTGGTTGAAGATGATAGCCCGCGAGCTGGTAGTACCCTGGTCAAAAGCAAGTATAAATTTCTGCATAGGTGCTATGTATGGTTAAACCTGATCAACTGCAGCAGTAGCCTTGGCTTGGTAGGGCTCCAGGAGGTAATGATTGGCGAGTGCGGTAAACTCCTTAACTTGTTGCTGTTGCCAGGCGTCATCCCTGCCAAGTTCTGCCGCCATCAGTGCAGCCACCCGGGGGGCCATGTCAATAGCAGCTTTCGCATCCAGGAACAGTACCCGCAGCCTTCTGGCAAGTACATCCTCCACCGTTCTGGCCATCTCATGACGCACCGCCCAAACCACCTCTGCCCTTACATCCGGAAAGTCCTGGTGCAATTTCTCCCCTAAGGAAGAATTGAATGAAACGAGCTCCCGAATCCCCTCCGCATCAGCTCCGTAAATACTAAGAGGTCCTAATATATTATTTTTTTCATTTAATGCCCCATGTATTGGCAGGTTTGCCGTGCTGCAGGGGTGCAAGGGCAAGCCCGCCACTGCCATGGCCTTGTCTACTGTGTCTTCTGCCATCTTGCGGTAGGTCGTCCATTTGCCGCCTGTTATGGTGATGAGTCCGGATGGTGCCACGATGAGTTTATGGCTCCGGGAGATCTCCTTTGTAC is a window of Pontibacter kalidii DNA encoding:
- a CDS encoding MIP/aquaporin family protein, which produces MSAFTAEFIGTMLLILLGNGVVANVVLHGTKGSNGGWIVITTGWALSVFAGVVIAAPYSGAHLNPAVTLALALIGKFSWGQVGPYMAAQLLGAMTGALLVWLLYKPHFDATEDPASQRAVFCTDPAIRHRFSNTFSEALGTFVLIFVIFYFTNPELGEQKTPIGMGSLGAIPVAFLVWAIGLSLGGTTGYAINPARDLGPRIIHAVMPMKNKCHSDWSYAWVPVVGPVAGATVASLLYMLLKG
- the glpK gene encoding glycerol kinase GlpK — its product is MQKFILAFDQGTTSSRAIIFNHKGGIVSVAQKEFTQHYPQPGWVEHDPNEIWSTQVGVAAEAILKAGLQAKDIQAIGITNQRETTVVWDRQTGQVVHNAIVWQDRRTSAYCDELKEQGLEPMIREKTGLVIDSYFSATKIRWILDNVPGAREKAEAGRLIFGTIDTWLIWKMTDGKEHVTDVTNASRSLLYNIHTLAWDEELLRLFNIPASMLPEVKASSEVIGHTSTSLFATPIPIAGIAGDQQAALFGQMCTKPGMVKNTYGTGCFMLMNIGDKPIISRHRLVTTVAWKIQDQVHYALEGSIFVAGAVVQWLRDGLGVISSSSEVEQLAKKVTGSDGVYLVPAFVGMGAPHWDQHARGTMVGMTRGTTSAHIARAALESIAYQTYEVLKAMEADAGITIKELRADGGATANDLLMQFQADILGARVVKPEVTEVTAIGAAYLAGLATGFWGSVEEIQQQWSISKSFAPDDTLPAENLLKGWHQAVKAAKAWV